One Avibacterium avium genomic window carries:
- a CDS encoding ArsC family reductase, with protein sequence MITVYGIKNCDTVKKALKWLADNGIEHRLHDYRVDGLDKAWLEKAENQFGWENLVNKRSTTWRNLTDEVKKNLSKSTALEVLFEQPTLIKRPIILQDNIALIGFDATAYDQAFGK encoded by the coding sequence ATGATTACAGTTTATGGCATTAAAAATTGCGATACGGTGAAAAAAGCCTTGAAATGGTTGGCGGATAATGGCATTGAACATCGTTTGCACGATTATCGTGTAGATGGCTTGGATAAGGCTTGGTTGGAAAAGGCTGAAAACCAATTTGGGTGGGAAAATTTAGTTAATAAACGCAGTACGACTTGGCGTAATTTAACTGATGAAGTGAAAAAAAATCTGTCAAAAAGCACCGCACTTGAGGTGTTATTTGAACAGCCAACGTTGATTAAACGCCCGATTATTTTACAAGATAACATTGCGTTAATCGGCTTTGATGCCACCGCATACGATCAAGCTTTTGGTAAGTAA